One Campylobacter sp. RM16192 genomic region harbors:
- the uvrC gene encoding excinuclease ABC subunit UvrC, with protein sequence MLIDEIRSLPNNPGIYQYFDKFGKLLYVGKAKILKNRVKSYFSFTPTLAPSPKVGPRIHKMISETTHLEYIITPSEADALILENSFIKQLKPKYNILLRDDKTYPYIYVNLDDEFPRFDITRKIVKGKNIKYFGPYFRGGRELLEALQMSFKLVQSKAALKAKGSYLPYQIGYSEAPLISKISTNEYAKVVNAAISALQNPNSLIANLTNLMTKYAQNENYEQAAKIRDKINAIKDLDTKIEVDLAKLEDFEVFAINSCQNMICAVRFSIQNGKISGVNQNITNLKMNLDNDTNDAYKQIILESFPIDMPVISSKIYTLDKFEDSGLVEEILTARHSKKFSISTPKIGEKKRICDMAGKNAEISIQNYLKTHDNELLKEIKEYFSLTHTPYTVETFDNSHMFGKACVSAMIRFEHGNFIKDKYRHVNLQSKNDYDQMREMLIERALRFDKISAPDLWIIDGGQALLDLANEILKSSGANVDVIAISKEKIDSKAHRAKGAAKDKIYTNLGSFLLATNDKKLQFFQRLRDEAHRFAITFHQKTKKREDMEASRLIQAGVSQGSIAKLVKFYGNFENILNANFDEITKITNKSVAEKIELIKK encoded by the coding sequence AGTAGGTCCTAGAATACATAAAATGATAAGCGAAACCACTCATCTTGAGTATATAATAACTCCAAGCGAAGCTGATGCTTTAATTCTTGAAAACTCGTTTATAAAGCAACTTAAGCCAAAATATAATATCTTGTTAAGAGACGATAAGACCTACCCTTATATCTACGTAAATTTGGATGATGAATTTCCAAGGTTTGATATCACAAGAAAGATAGTAAAAGGCAAAAATATTAAGTATTTTGGGCCATATTTTAGAGGCGGAAGAGAGCTTTTAGAGGCCTTGCAAATGAGTTTTAAACTAGTGCAAAGCAAAGCCGCACTTAAAGCAAAAGGCTCATACTTGCCATATCAAATAGGATATTCAGAGGCTCCGCTTATAAGCAAAATTTCTACAAATGAATATGCAAAAGTAGTCAATGCTGCAATATCAGCACTGCAAAATCCAAATTCTTTAATAGCAAATTTAACAAATCTAATGACCAAGTACGCCCAAAATGAAAACTACGAACAGGCGGCAAAAATCAGAGATAAAATAAATGCCATAAAAGATCTGGATACTAAAATAGAGGTAGATCTGGCTAAGCTTGAGGACTTTGAGGTATTTGCTATAAATTCTTGTCAAAATATGATCTGTGCGGTTAGATTTAGCATACAAAACGGCAAAATAAGCGGAGTAAATCAAAATATTACAAATTTAAAAATGAATCTTGATAACGATACAAACGATGCCTACAAGCAAATAATCCTAGAGAGCTTTCCTATCGATATGCCGGTAATTAGTTCTAAAATTTACACACTTGATAAATTTGAAGACTCGGGCTTGGTAGAGGAAATTTTAACCGCTAGGCATAGTAAAAAATTTAGCATATCTACACCAAAAATAGGCGAAAAAAAACGAATTTGCGATATGGCGGGTAAAAATGCGGAAATTTCTATACAAAACTATCTAAAAACCCATGATAACGAGCTTTTAAAAGAGATAAAAGAGTATTTTTCGCTTACTCATACTCCATATACTGTCGAAACCTTTGATAACTCGCATATGTTTGGCAAAGCCTGTGTCAGCGCTATGATAAGGTTTGAGCATGGAAATTTCATCAAAGACAAATACCGCCACGTCAATCTACAAAGCAAAAACGACTACGATCAGATGCGAGAGATGCTCATAGAAAGGGCTCTTAGGTTTGATAAAATTTCCGCTCCCGATCTTTGGATAATAGACGGAGGGCAAGCCTTACTAGATCTGGCTAATGAAATTTTAAAAAGTAGCGGAGCAAACGTAGATGTCATAGCAATTTCAAAAGAGAAAATAGACTCCAAAGCCCACCGCGCCAAGGGGGCTGCAAAGGATAAAATTTATACGAATTTAGGCTCATTTTTGCTTGCTACAAATGATAAAAAATTGCAGTTTTTTCAAAGACTTCGCGATGAGGCACACAGATTTGCCATAACGTTTCACCAAAAGACTAAAAAAAGAGAGGATATGGAGGCCTCAAGGCTGATACAAGCCGGAGTTTCTCAAGGAAGCATAGCCAAGCTCGTTAAATTTTATGGAAATTTTGAAAATATACTAAATGCAAATTTTGATGAGATAACTAAAATAACAAACAAAAGCGTTGCGGAAAAAATAGAGTTAATAAAAAAATAG
- the dnaJ gene encoding molecular chaperone DnaJ — MEINYYEILEISRTSDSETIKKAFRKLALKYHPDRNQGDKEAEEKFKLVNEAYQVLGDEEKRRIYDRYGKAGLEGSAGGFGGGFSADFDLGDIFSSFFGGDFGGDRRRKRSLDKYPLDFEIPVNIEFNEAVFGVEREVKFSIKKPCQSCKGTGSKDGAYKPCPHCGGKGRISQQRGFMSFVQECPYCSGTGEIVKDICGKCEGRGYDEEKQSVTINIPAGVDNGMRMRVAGKGNLSVDGSRGDLYVSISVEPDEHFIRNGNDVYIEIPVFFTQAILGETIKIPTLNGSTDLKLPIGAKDKQQFVFEGEGIKSVNSRKVGRLIAQISIKSPSKLTDEQIEMLKKLQESFGIENGKSSADESVFDKVINWFKGDSLQDKNSKK, encoded by the coding sequence TTGGAGATTAATTATTATGAAATTCTAGAGATCAGTAGAACAAGCGACTCCGAAACAATAAAAAAAGCATTTAGAAAACTTGCGCTTAAATATCACCCGGATAGAAATCAGGGAGATAAAGAGGCCGAAGAGAAATTTAAGCTCGTAAATGAGGCCTATCAGGTATTAGGCGATGAGGAGAAGCGTAGAATTTATGATAGATACGGCAAGGCAGGACTTGAGGGTAGTGCCGGAGGATTTGGCGGAGGCTTTAGTGCCGATTTTGATCTAGGAGATATATTTAGCTCGTTTTTTGGCGGTGATTTTGGAGGCGATCGCAGGAGAAAAAGAAGCCTTGATAAGTATCCTCTTGATTTTGAAATCCCTGTAAATATAGAGTTTAACGAGGCTGTTTTTGGAGTAGAAAGGGAAGTAAAATTTAGTATTAAAAAACCTTGTCAAAGTTGCAAAGGCACAGGCTCAAAAGACGGTGCGTATAAGCCTTGTCCTCATTGTGGAGGAAAAGGGCGAATAAGCCAGCAAAGAGGCTTTATGAGCTTTGTTCAAGAGTGTCCATATTGTAGCGGGACCGGCGAAATCGTAAAAGATATTTGCGGTAAATGCGAAGGCAGAGGCTATGATGAGGAGAAGCAAAGCGTCACCATAAATATCCCAGCCGGCGTAGATAACGGCATGAGAATGAGAGTGGCAGGCAAAGGCAACCTTTCTGTAGATGGAAGCAGAGGCGATCTATATGTGAGTATATCGGTTGAGCCAGATGAACATTTTATCAGAAACGGAAATGACGTATACATAGAAATTCCTGTATTTTTCACTCAAGCGATTCTTGGAGAAACTATCAAAATACCTACGCTTAACGGATCAACAGATCTAAAGTTACCAATAGGCGCCAAAGATAAGCAGCAGTTCGTATTTGAAGGCGAGGGGATAAAAAGCGTAAATAGTAGAAAAGTAGGGCGATTGATAGCTCAAATTTCTATAAAGTCGCCTAGTAAGCTAACCGATGAGCAAATAGAGATGCTTAAAAAACTTCAAGAAAGCTTTGGTATAGAAAACGGCAAAAGCAGTGCCGATGAAAGCGTATTTGATAAGGTTATAAATTGGTTTAAGGGCGACAGTCTTCAGGATAAAAATAGCAAAAAATAA
- a CDS encoding response regulator transcription factor translates to MINVLMIEDDPEFAQILSEYLDNFNIKVTNYEDPYLGLSAGIKNYDLLILDLTLPGIDGLEVCKEIREKYDIPIIISSARSDISDKVVGLQIGADDYLPKPYDPKEMHARIMSLIRRYKKSHENVEEVVDSAFRIDEKRHEIYYNNEALTLTPAEYEILTYLIKQHSFSVSREQLVYNCKSLKDKDSKSLDVIIGRLRTKIGDNSKNPRHIFSVRGIGYKLIG, encoded by the coding sequence ATGATTAACGTTTTGATGATCGAAGACGATCCAGAATTTGCTCAAATTCTATCAGAATACTTAGATAATTTTAATATAAAAGTCACCAACTACGAAGATCCTTACCTTGGACTAAGCGCAGGCATCAAAAACTATGATTTACTAATTTTAGATCTTACGCTACCTGGCATAGACGGACTTGAGGTATGCAAAGAAATTCGCGAAAAATACGATATACCTATTATTATTTCATCGGCCAGAAGCGATATAAGCGATAAAGTCGTAGGACTTCAAATAGGGGCTGACGACTATCTTCCAAAGCCTTACGATCCAAAAGAGATGCACGCCAGAATAATGAGTCTAATCAGAAGATATAAAAAATCTCACGAAAACGTAGAAGAGGTAGTGGATTCAGCCTTTAGAATAGATGAAAAAAGACATGAAATTTATTACAACAATGAGGCGTTAACACTAACTCCTGCCGAATATGAAATTTTAACTTATCTTATCAAGCAACATAGCTTCTCAGTATCAAGAGAGCAACTTGTCTATAATTGCAAAAGCTTAAAAGACAAGGATTCAAAGAGCTTAGACGTAATTATAGGAAGACTGAGAACCAAGATAGGGGATAACTCAAAAAATCCAAGGCACATATTCTCGGTTCGCGGTATAGGCTATAAGCTAATAGGATGA
- a CDS encoding ArsS family sensor histidine kinase — protein sequence MRYSITTKITVVFVIAFSLVCMLLFTFGNIQLNNKKVKDKQVSAINYLITLYEKSNPPSDLSHYFKNFGLSYIDNKNLVTEIVNNGHPVFAKQTPLGLIQSIHYRDNLFLQIKNPAFQILLESNDAKNINDPLWIGFFITVTLLVSLYISVINSLAPLKKLSKDIRKFASGNMEVEISAKTAQSDDEISRVAIEFDNAAAKIRELIKSRQLFLRTIMHELKTPIGKGRIVAEMVQNETQKNRLITIFEKLDMLINEFAKIEQLLSKSYALNYQECFFSIIMEQVRDMLMLDKFEERVICDFNDDMLLRVDFQLFALAVKNLVDNALKYADDKKAQVICTKNEIYIKNLGKPLEKPIEYYMQAFIREKNSKSAGMGLGLYIIDHICQMHKFNLSYSYEDGYHIFCINTKPKVAA from the coding sequence ATAAGATACTCTATCACCACTAAAATCACCGTAGTATTCGTAATCGCGTTTTCGCTTGTTTGTATGTTGCTATTTACATTTGGCAACATACAGCTTAATAATAAAAAGGTCAAAGACAAGCAAGTAAGCGCAATAAATTACCTTATTACGCTATATGAAAAATCAAATCCGCCAAGCGATTTATCGCACTATTTTAAAAATTTTGGACTATCCTACATAGATAATAAAAATTTAGTCACAGAGATAGTAAATAACGGACATCCGGTATTTGCTAAACAAACTCCTTTAGGGCTTATACAGTCAATTCACTACAGAGATAATCTATTTTTACAGATAAAAAATCCGGCATTTCAAATTTTGCTTGAAAGCAACGATGCAAAAAACATAAACGATCCGCTTTGGATAGGATTTTTTATTACGGTAACACTACTTGTATCACTATATATCTCTGTTATAAACTCTCTTGCTCCACTTAAAAAGCTCAGTAAAGATATACGTAAATTTGCTAGCGGAAATATGGAGGTCGAAATATCAGCAAAGACTGCGCAGTCTGATGATGAAATTTCTCGTGTGGCGATTGAATTTGATAATGCAGCAGCCAAGATAAGAGAGCTTATAAAATCTAGGCAATTATTTTTACGAACAATAATGCACGAACTAAAAACCCCTATAGGAAAGGGTAGAATTGTTGCCGAAATGGTTCAAAACGAAACTCAAAAAAATCGTCTTATAACTATCTTTGAAAAGCTTGACATGCTAATAAACGAATTTGCAAAGATAGAGCAACTACTCTCAAAAAGCTATGCCCTAAACTATCAAGAGTGCTTCTTTTCCATAATAATGGAGCAGGTCAGAGATATGCTTATGCTTGATAAATTTGAAGAGAGGGTTATTTGTGACTTTAATGATGATATGCTTTTGAGAGTTGATTTTCAGCTATTTGCTTTGGCGGTTAAAAATTTAGTAGATAACGCCCTAAAATATGCTGATGATAAAAAAGCCCAGGTAATCTGCACCAAAAATGAAATTTATATTAAAAATTTAGGCAAGCCTCTTGAGAAACCTATAGAATACTATATGCAAGCCTTTATAAGAGAAAAAAATAGCAAGAGCGCAGGAATGGGGCTTGGACTTTACATCATAGATCATATATGTCAAATGCACAAATTTAACTTATCTTATTCTTATGAAGATGGATATCATATATTTTGCATCAATACAAAACCCAAGGTAGCCGCTTGA
- the recR gene encoding recombination mediator RecR, giving the protein MRKGLEKFNELIAAFEKLPGVGKKSAQRFAYHVCLGDSFGGLKLAQSIEDAVRFTKKCQICGGLSEDEICDICSDETRDRALLAVVENPKDILILEQNGIYSGLYFVLEELTPKIIEDLKNCIIKNGTEEIIFALTPNINSDALIIFIEDQLKNLDVKFSKIAQGVPTGVSLENIDLLSLMKAIESRTKI; this is encoded by the coding sequence TTGAGAAAAGGACTTGAGAAATTTAACGAGCTTATAGCAGCCTTTGAAAAGCTTCCAGGAGTTGGCAAAAAATCAGCCCAAAGATTTGCCTACCATGTTTGTTTAGGCGATAGCTTCGGAGGACTTAAACTGGCTCAAAGTATAGAAGACGCGGTTAGGTTTACTAAGAAATGTCAAATTTGCGGCGGACTTAGCGAAGATGAAATTTGTGATATTTGTAGCGATGAAACGAGAGATAGAGCGTTACTAGCAGTGGTAGAAAATCCAAAGGATATATTGATACTTGAGCAAAACGGAATCTATTCAGGGCTTTACTTCGTGCTTGAAGAGCTTACCCCAAAAATCATAGAAGATTTAAAAAACTGCATTATTAAAAACGGCACAGAAGAGATTATATTCGCATTAACTCCAAATATAAACAGCGATGCGTTGATAATTTTCATAGAGGATCAACTTAAAAATTTAGATGTAAAATTTAGCAAGATCGCTCAAGGAGTCCCTACCGGAGTAAGTTTAGAAAATATCGATCTACTCTCGCTTATGAAAGCTATTGAGAGTAGAACGAAAATATAA
- a CDS encoding TRAP transporter substrate-binding protein — protein MRKILAILMAMLVSTFAFANDGKKHKLKLASTWEGTTPVLGDAVKNFKTYVEDMSGGKIEIRIDYPSKHKSSFGILDFVKSGQYDLGYTASYYYKGKDPKTMFFTALPFGMTPAELHAWYEFGGGKELEAKVYDKHNIKVFSAGDTGTQMGGWFKKEIKSVDDLKGLKVRIPGFGGEVMAKIGSIINTIPTGELYMALEMGTIDAVEWVSPAFDMGLGFHKVAKYYYTGWQEPSAQTQFFVNKKVYEKLPDDLKAIIETASSRVASELYAKAYFDNINFWSKMKSEFPGIEIKSFPDDVMAALKNAANEILDQEAAKDPLFKEILDSQRSFLAKAREWTKISEFAYIQKASK, from the coding sequence ATGAGAAAAATTTTGGCTATTTTAATGGCTATGTTGGTTTCTACATTTGCGTTTGCTAATGACGGCAAGAAGCACAAGCTAAAGCTTGCAAGCACATGGGAGGGCACAACACCTGTTTTAGGTGATGCCGTAAAGAATTTTAAAACATATGTTGAGGATATGTCAGGTGGCAAGATAGAGATTAGAATTGACTATCCGTCTAAACATAAGTCATCTTTTGGTATTCTTGATTTTGTAAAAAGCGGTCAATATGATCTTGGCTATACGGCATCTTATTACTATAAGGGAAAAGATCCTAAGACTATGTTTTTTACAGCTTTGCCTTTTGGTATGACTCCTGCAGAACTTCATGCTTGGTATGAATTTGGCGGCGGTAAAGAGCTTGAGGCAAAAGTTTACGATAAGCACAATATTAAAGTATTTAGTGCAGGCGACACTGGTACTCAAATGGGCGGTTGGTTTAAAAAAGAGATAAAAAGCGTAGATGACCTAAAAGGTCTTAAGGTCAGAATTCCCGGCTTTGGTGGCGAGGTAATGGCTAAAATCGGCTCTATTATCAATACTATTCCTACAGGCGAGTTATATATGGCTCTTGAGATGGGGACTATAGATGCTGTAGAGTGGGTAAGTCCTGCATTTGATATGGGTCTTGGATTTCACAAAGTGGCTAAATACTACTATACGGGCTGGCAAGAGCCAAGTGCGCAAACTCAATTTTTTGTAAATAAAAAAGTTTATGAGAAGCTTCCTGATGATCTAAAAGCTATTATAGAGACTGCTTCTAGCAGGGTCGCAAGCGAGCTTTATGCAAAAGCTTATTTTGATAATATTAACTTTTGGAGCAAGATGAAATCAGAATTTCCTGGAATAGAGATTAAATCCTTCCCGGATGATGTTATGGCTGCTCTTAAAAATGCCGCAAATGAAATTTTGGATCAAGAGGCTGCTAAAGATCCGTTATTTAAAGAGATTTTAGACTCTCAAAGATCGTTTTTAGCAAAAGCTAGAGAGTGGACTAAGATATCTGAATTTGCCTATATTCAAAAGGCTTCTAAATAA
- the pyk gene encoding pyruvate kinase, which translates to MIKKTKILATIGPASEGEEIIENLVKAGVNAFRLNFSHGTHDYHKANIEKIRRVEEKLNYRVGIFQDICGPKIRIGKLDKPFELKSGDIIEVHSGEIIGGQISPNRYKLSINQPQILPMLKEGEYIYLYDGSIRTKVIKSGNDAVEAVVENDGFLNSNKGVNFPNTKINIDVITEKDLKDMEFGAKNGVNFVAISFVQNANDILKAREILKSFGSKAKIYAKIEKFDAVENIDEIIRVSDGIMVARGDLGIEVPYYRVPTIQKLIIKKANEASKPVITATQMMLSMAEHETATRAEISDVANAVLDGTDAVMLSEESAIGKNPVAVVEAMRNTIVQVQQIYPFNKFDQFGYFDETDMVASSTTRLASQLKVDAILSVTGSGKSAIKMARYRPNIDIIAITHDEETAHSLTLAWGVMPAFTVKLEMLNMIIANTTKKAHKLGYIDHDKTYIMTAGYPAGIEGSTNMIRILKRDQIDYYLNIADDNS; encoded by the coding sequence ATGATAAAAAAGACAAAAATTTTAGCTACTATAGGCCCTGCAAGTGAAGGCGAAGAGATAATCGAAAATCTAGTTAAGGCTGGCGTAAATGCCTTTAGACTAAATTTTAGCCACGGCACACACGATTATCATAAGGCAAACATAGAAAAAATAAGAAGAGTCGAAGAGAAGCTAAACTACAGGGTAGGCATTTTTCAGGATATCTGTGGTCCAAAAATAAGAATAGGCAAGCTAGATAAACCCTTTGAGCTTAAATCAGGAGATATTATAGAGGTTCACTCCGGCGAAATAATAGGTGGGCAAATTTCACCGAATCGCTACAAACTTAGCATAAATCAGCCTCAAATTCTGCCTATGCTAAAAGAAGGCGAATACATCTACTTATATGATGGCTCAATACGCACAAAAGTTATAAAAAGCGGAAATGATGCGGTTGAAGCGGTTGTTGAAAATGATGGTTTTTTAAACTCAAACAAAGGAGTAAATTTCCCAAATACAAAGATCAATATTGATGTAATCACAGAAAAAGACCTAAAAGATATGGAATTTGGAGCCAAAAACGGAGTAAATTTCGTAGCAATCTCATTTGTGCAAAACGCCAATGACATCTTAAAGGCGAGAGAAATTTTAAAATCATTCGGCTCAAAAGCTAAAATTTATGCCAAGATAGAGAAATTTGATGCTGTTGAAAACATTGATGAGATTATAAGAGTAAGCGACGGTATAATGGTAGCTCGAGGGGACTTGGGCATAGAAGTGCCTTATTACAGAGTTCCTACAATTCAAAAGCTAATTATAAAAAAAGCGAATGAAGCCTCAAAGCCAGTCATAACGGCAACACAAATGATGCTAAGTATGGCAGAACACGAAACTGCAACAAGAGCTGAGATAAGCGACGTAGCAAATGCTGTCTTAGATGGAACAGATGCTGTGATGTTAAGCGAAGAGAGCGCTATAGGCAAAAATCCTGTCGCGGTCGTAGAGGCGATGAGAAATACGATAGTGCAGGTTCAGCAAATTTATCCTTTTAATAAATTTGATCAATTTGGCTACTTCGACGAGACAGATATGGTGGCTTCAAGCACCACTCGCCTTGCTTCGCAATTAAAAGTTGATGCGATATTATCCGTAACCGGATCTGGAAAATCGGCTATAAAAATGGCAAGATATAGACCAAACATTGATATTATAGCAATTACTCACGATGAAGAGACTGCACACTCACTCACTCTTGCATGGGGGGTAATGCCGGCCTTTACGGTTAAGCTTGAGATGCTAAACATGATAATCGCAAATACGACAAAAAAAGCTCACAAACTAGGATATATAGATCACGATAAAACCTATATAATGACTGCCGGATACCCTGCCGGAATAGAGGGTAGCACAAATATGATACGTATCTTGAAGCGCGACCAGATAGACTACTATCTAAATATAGCCGACGATAATAGCTAA
- a CDS encoding shikimate dehydrogenase — protein MQFFAVFGNPIKHSFSPRLHNLALQRMGLDGFYIRVLLEDGNNLVAKFKSLKLSGANITIPHKEIVLNQCDVVDENALKIGSINTIVLKNDQIYGYNTDAPGFMRSIEKFGSIKTALILGAGGTAKAIAYALKNSGANVTILNRSKSRLENFSEFKKFTWDTFTGGEFQLIVNTTSAGLNDDSLPAPIEILEPIFKRAKFAFDVIYNKPTSFLNLAIANGIICKNGSDMLLHQAVLALNLFYSNSLDEKVIENHMREAFSL, from the coding sequence ATGCAATTTTTTGCAGTTTTTGGAAATCCGATAAAGCACTCATTCTCTCCAAGGCTTCATAATTTAGCCTTGCAGAGAATGGGGCTTGATGGGTTTTATATCAGGGTTTTGCTTGAAGACGGCAACAACTTAGTTGCTAAATTTAAAAGTCTTAAATTAAGCGGAGCAAATATCACAATTCCACATAAAGAGATAGTTTTAAATCAATGTGATGTAGTGGACGAAAACGCTTTAAAGATAGGTTCTATTAATACAATTGTGCTTAAAAATGATCAAATTTATGGCTACAATACTGATGCTCCTGGATTTATGCGATCTATTGAAAAATTTGGTAGTATTAAAACCGCTCTTATTTTAGGTGCAGGAGGAACTGCAAAAGCAATAGCCTATGCGCTTAAAAATTCCGGAGCCAATGTTACTATCCTAAATAGAAGCAAATCAAGGCTTGAAAATTTCAGCGAATTTAAAAAATTTACCTGGGATACTTTTACTGGGGGCGAATTTCAACTGATTGTAAACACAACTTCGGCGGGATTAAATGATGATAGTTTGCCTGCACCAATTGAAATTTTAGAGCCTATATTTAAAAGAGCCAAATTTGCTTTTGATGTAATATACAATAAGCCTACCTCATTTTTAAATTTGGCTATTGCAAATGGAATTATTTGCAAAAACGGCTCTGATATGTTGCTTCATCAGGCTGTTTTGGCTCTAAATTTATTTTATTCCAACTCCCTTGATGAAAAAGTTATAGAAAATCACATGAGAGAGGCTTTTAGTCTTTAA
- a CDS encoding SPOR domain-containing protein has protein sequence MEYNELRDIVLEKEEDQKGRRTKKILVLVAAFTILFLAVLVVMKILNTNDSANQIAQPDSRLVLTPEPDISKQTHPQVVAKNESQNIAQQDVQSNAQASSVVDNYNNDSLFQQVPIIPENKGQESFEDMVKTLKEKEVKKQEQAMTQNKSATPPALAENAAAPKVQEKPNVETKQIEPKKSEQKVTVVKPKEDKKTSQHPKESIKKDAKVSNVKSQSVVSGSYVQVFALKKFNENVSDVKKIKANGYTYKLYEADVKGEKVTKVLIGPFSGSQLSTELANIRKNIASGAFIVNIK, from the coding sequence ATGGAATATAATGAATTAAGAGATATTGTGCTTGAAAAAGAAGAGGACCAAAAAGGTAGAAGAACTAAAAAAATTCTTGTATTAGTTGCTGCGTTTACCATTTTATTTTTAGCTGTTTTAGTGGTTATGAAAATTTTAAATACTAATGACAGTGCAAATCAAATTGCTCAGCCAGACTCTAGACTTGTTTTGACGCCTGAACCTGATATAAGTAAACAAACCCATCCTCAGGTGGTCGCTAAAAATGAGTCGCAAAACATAGCACAACAAGATGTTCAATCAAATGCCCAGGCAAGTTCTGTGGTAGACAACTATAATAATGATAGCTTGTTTCAACAAGTGCCTATAATACCTGAAAACAAAGGGCAAGAGAGTTTTGAAGATATGGTAAAAACACTAAAGGAAAAAGAAGTAAAAAAACAAGAACAAGCTATGACTCAAAATAAATCAGCTACTCCTCCTGCTCTGGCAGAAAATGCAGCTGCTCCGAAAGTTCAAGAGAAGCCAAATGTAGAAACTAAGCAGATAGAGCCAAAGAAGAGTGAGCAAAAAGTAACAGTAGTAAAACCAAAAGAAGATAAAAAAACTTCCCAGCATCCTAAAGAGAGCATCAAAAAGGACGCCAAAGTCTCTAATGTAAAATCTCAATCTGTTGTGAGCGGAAGCTATGTACAAGTTTTTGCTTTGAAAAAATTTAATGAAAATGTATCTGATGTTAAAAAAATTAAAGCCAATGGATACACCTACAAGCTCTATGAAGCTGATGTTAAGGGTGAAAAAGTTACAAAGGTTTTAATAGGACCATTTAGTGGCTCACAGTTATCAACAGAGCTTGCCAATATAAGAAAAAATATCGCAAGCGGTGCGTTTATAGTCAATATTAAATAA
- a CDS encoding DUF1882 domain-containing protein, translated as MQSIDISLIKMITNHYYIKRDNIVSKIDYKGRVFFNKFERVDEPLNYKIMKDHAEGKIIVAHSLISASDKVENIVFDYNGRMPDRFWHRAQLLLREEGYINFTAYETKTPGHLHLYVHKGHTTLNEGYQLANKLSLLLSQRLVKEWRVFPTLDLPREFNILTLPYKVYQKERGASWSKHM; from the coding sequence ATGCAAAGCATTGATATCTCTCTTATAAAGATGATCACTAACCATTACTATATTAAACGTGACAATATAGTAAGCAAGATTGATTATAAAGGTAGAGTGTTTTTTAATAAATTTGAAAGAGTTGATGAGCCTTTAAACTATAAAATTATGAAAGATCATGCTGAAGGCAAAATAATAGTAGCTCACTCTTTAATCAGCGCTTCTGATAAAGTTGAAAATATTGTATTTGATTACAATGGTAGAATGCCAGATAGATTTTGGCATAGAGCGCAGTTATTACTTAGAGAAGAAGGGTATATAAATTTTACAGCTTATGAGACTAAAACGCCTGGACACTTGCATCTATATGTTCATAAAGGACATACTACATTAAATGAGGGATATCAGCTAGCCAATAAGCTCTCTTTGCTACTTTCTCAGCGCTTGGTAAAAGAGTGGAGGGTATTTCCTACGCTTGATTTGCCAAGAGAGTTTAATATACTTACTTTGCCTTACAAGGTCTATCAAAAAGAGCGTGGAGCATCGTGGTCAAAGCATATGTAA